In Xenorhabdus nematophila ATCC 19061, one DNA window encodes the following:
- the hslR gene encoding ribosome-associated heat shock protein Hsp15, with protein sequence MPNSDTDQAVRLDKWLWAARFYKTRSIAREMIEGGKVHYNGQRSKPSKLVELNAEIKLRQGNDEKTVIILALSGHRRGATEAQQLYQETAESIINREKMSLARKMNALAMPHPYRRPGKKERRALIKFKNVKLSGSEDIQ encoded by the coding sequence ATGCCGAACTCAGACACTGATCAGGCTGTCCGCCTTGATAAATGGTTGTGGGCTGCCCGTTTTTATAAGACCCGTTCTATTGCCCGAGAAATGATTGAAGGGGGAAAAGTCCATTATAATGGGCAGCGGAGTAAGCCGAGCAAACTGGTTGAGTTGAATGCAGAGATCAAGCTGCGTCAGGGAAATGATGAAAAAACGGTGATAATTCTGGCATTGAGCGGTCACAGGCGTGGTGCCACTGAAGCCCAACAACTTTATCAGGAAACGGCAGAAAGCATTATCAATCGGGAAAAAATGTCATTGGCCCGTAAAATGAATGCGCTTGCGATGCCGCATCCCTATCGTCGCCCGGGTAAAAAAGAGCGGCGTGCACTCATTAAATTCAAGAACGTGAAATTAAGTGGGTCGGAAGATATTCAATAG
- the hslO gene encoding Hsp33 family molecular chaperone HslO, with translation MTKHDQLYRFLFESHSVRGELVSVSETYQRMLENHHFPQPVQRLLGELLVATSLLTAILKFNGDITVQIQGDGPVKLAVINGNNQQQMRGTARIDGDVKAESSLHDMIGNGYMVITVTPTEGERYQGVVALEGETLAACLDVYFRQSEQLPTRLFIRTGLQDGKMAAGGMLLQSLPGAQESRENTLDHLVQLTATIKGEELFTLNAEEILYRLYHEEDVRLYEPQQVAFRCTCSRQRCAETLVTLPDADLQEILHKDGKIDMECEFCGTHYLFEEKDINEIKTGKKERLH, from the coding sequence ATGACCAAACATGACCAATTATACCGATTTTTATTTGAAAGCCACTCTGTCAGGGGGGAACTGGTTTCCGTCAGTGAGACTTACCAGCGTATGCTGGAGAACCATCACTTCCCTCAACCTGTACAGCGGCTATTGGGTGAATTGTTGGTCGCTACCAGCTTGTTGACGGCCATATTGAAATTCAACGGGGATATTACGGTACAGATCCAGGGTGATGGGCCCGTTAAACTGGCGGTGATTAATGGCAACAACCAGCAGCAGATGCGTGGTACGGCCCGTATTGACGGCGATGTGAAGGCGGAAAGTAGTCTGCATGACATGATAGGCAATGGCTATATGGTGATTACGGTCACTCCGACAGAAGGTGAACGCTATCAGGGGGTTGTCGCCCTGGAAGGTGAAACGCTGGCAGCATGTTTGGATGTGTACTTCAGGCAGTCTGAACAATTGCCTACTCGTTTATTTATTCGTACCGGATTACAGGATGGAAAAATGGCGGCGGGGGGCATGTTATTACAGAGCCTGCCGGGTGCACAGGAAAGTCGTGAGAATACCCTTGACCATCTGGTGCAACTGACTGCAACTATTAAAGGGGAAGAACTGTTCACACTGAATGCGGAAGAGATCCTGTATCGTCTTTATCATGAAGAAGATGTCAGGCTCTATGAACCTCAGCAGGTTGCATTCCGTTGCACGTGTTCCCGCCAACGTTGCGCAGAGACGCTGGTGACCTTGCCGGATGCTGATCTCCAGGAAATTCTGCATAAAGATGGCAAAATTGATATGGAGTGTGAATTCTGTGGAACGCATTATCTTTTCGAAGAAAAAGATATTAATGAAATAAAGACAGGGAAAAAAGAGCGGTTGCATTAA
- the pckA gene encoding phosphoenolpyruvate carboxykinase (ATP) — MSVTGITEQELAVYGIRNVSEIVYNPSYELLFSEETQSSLQGYERGTLTDLGAVAVDTGIFTGRSPKDKFIVRDDVTRDTVWWADQGKGKNDNKPLSQETWSHLKGLVTQQLSGKRLFVVDAFCGANADTRLKVRFITEVAWQAHFVKNMFIRPSDEELVDFTPDFIVMNGAKCTNPQWKEQGLNSENFVAFNLTERMQLIGGTWYGGEMKKGMFSMMNYLLPLKGIASMHCSANVGEKGDVAIFFGLSGTGKTTLSTDPKRKLIGDDEHGWDDDGVFNFEGGCYAKTINLSKDAEPDIYHAIRRDALLENVTVLADGSVDFNDGSKTENTRVSYPIYHIDNIVKPVSKAGHATKVIFLTADAFGVLPPVSRLTPEQTQYHFLSGFTAKLAGTERGVTEPTPTFSACFGAAFLSLHPTQYAKVLVKRMQASGAKAYLVNTGWNGTGKRISIKDTRAIIDAILNGDIEDADAIELPIFDLSVPTALPGVDTAILDPRNTYADQSEWDMKATDLAQRFVDNFDKYTDTAAGAALVKAGPKLS, encoded by the coding sequence ATGAGCGTTACAGGTATTACTGAGCAGGAGCTTGCGGTTTATGGTATTCGTAATGTTAGTGAAATTGTTTATAACCCAAGTTATGAACTGTTATTCTCTGAAGAAACCCAATCCTCACTTCAGGGGTATGAGCGGGGCACATTAACTGACCTTGGTGCCGTTGCAGTGGATACCGGTATTTTCACAGGGCGTTCTCCTAAAGATAAATTCATCGTTCGTGATGACGTTACCCGTGATACCGTTTGGTGGGCTGATCAGGGTAAAGGGAAGAATGATAACAAACCGCTCAGTCAGGAAACCTGGTCTCATCTTAAGGGCTTGGTTACTCAGCAGCTTTCAGGCAAACGTTTGTTTGTCGTGGATGCGTTCTGCGGAGCCAATGCGGATACGCGTCTGAAAGTCCGTTTTATCACAGAAGTGGCGTGGCAGGCTCATTTCGTGAAAAACATGTTTATCCGTCCGTCAGACGAAGAGCTGGTTGATTTCACGCCAGATTTTATCGTAATGAATGGTGCCAAATGCACGAATCCGCAATGGAAAGAGCAGGGGCTGAACTCTGAAAACTTTGTTGCTTTTAACCTGACAGAACGGATGCAATTGATTGGTGGTACCTGGTACGGCGGTGAAATGAAAAAAGGGATGTTCTCTATGATGAACTACCTGTTGCCACTGAAAGGTATTGCTTCCATGCACTGTTCTGCCAACGTAGGCGAAAAAGGCGATGTCGCCATTTTCTTCGGTCTTTCCGGTACGGGTAAAACCACGCTCTCCACAGATCCAAAACGTAAATTGATCGGTGATGATGAGCATGGCTGGGATGATGACGGTGTGTTTAACTTTGAAGGTGGTTGTTACGCCAAAACCATCAATTTGTCCAAAGACGCTGAGCCGGATATCTATCACGCTATTCGCCGCGATGCTTTGCTGGAAAACGTGACTGTACTGGCTGACGGTTCGGTTGATTTCAATGACGGCTCCAAGACAGAAAACACCCGCGTTTCTTATCCTATCTACCACATTGACAATATTGTTAAGCCGGTGTCAAAAGCAGGACACGCGACGAAAGTCATTTTCCTGACGGCAGATGCTTTCGGTGTGCTGCCGCCGGTTTCCCGACTGACCCCGGAACAGACGCAATATCACTTCCTGTCTGGTTTTACGGCAAAACTGGCGGGAACTGAGCGCGGTGTAACAGAACCAACCCCAACCTTCTCTGCCTGCTTTGGTGCGGCATTCCTGTCGCTGCATCCGACCCAATATGCAAAGGTGCTGGTGAAACGTATGCAGGCATCGGGCGCGAAAGCCTATCTGGTCAATACTGGCTGGAATGGAACCGGCAAACGTATTTCCATCAAAGATACCCGTGCGATTATTGATGCCATCTTAAATGGTGACATCGAAGACGCGGATGCCATTGAACTGCCGATTTTTGATTTATCTGTACCGACGGCCTTGCCGGGTGTCGATACCGCTATTTTAGACCCACGTAACACCTATGCGGATCAATCTGAGTGGGATATGAAAGCAACAGATCTGGCGCAACGCTTTGTCGATAACTTCGATAAATATACTGACACTGCGGCGGGTGCTGCCTTGGTGAAAGCCGGTCCTAAGCTGTCATAA
- a CDS encoding pirin family protein gives MIYLRQASERGHAHHGWLDSWHTFSFANYYDANFMGFSALRVINEDVIEAGQGFGTHPHKDMEIVTYVLSGTVEHQDSMGNKRQVPAGEFQIMSAGTGIRHSEYNPHNDRPLHLYQIWLLPEKTGLTPRYEQRRFESVEGRQLILSPDARSGSLKVFQDMTLWRWALKGGEKSEYAIEKSRTIWIQVVNGEVIINGIPATASDGVAIWDESCLQLSANQESEILLFDLPAN, from the coding sequence ATGATCTACTTACGTCAAGCTTCAGAACGAGGCCATGCTCATCACGGCTGGCTGGATAGCTGGCATACGTTTTCATTTGCCAACTATTACGATGCAAATTTCATGGGATTTTCTGCACTCAGGGTCATTAACGAAGATGTGATTGAGGCAGGTCAGGGATTCGGCACGCATCCTCACAAGGATATGGAAATAGTGACCTATGTACTCTCCGGCACCGTCGAGCATCAAGACAGTATGGGCAATAAAAGGCAAGTACCTGCGGGAGAATTCCAGATTATGAGTGCAGGAACCGGTATTCGTCATTCCGAATATAATCCGCATAATGATCGCCCATTGCATCTTTACCAAATCTGGCTCCTTCCGGAAAAAACGGGTTTAACTCCCCGTTACGAACAGCGCCGTTTTGAGTCTGTCGAAGGCCGCCAATTAATCCTTTCTCCTGATGCACGTTCAGGTTCTCTGAAAGTTTTTCAGGATATGACATTATGGCGCTGGGCATTAAAAGGTGGCGAAAAAAGTGAATACGCCATCGAAAAATCACGAACAATATGGATTCAGGTTGTTAACGGAGAAGTCATCATTAATGGGATACCCGCGACTGCCAGTGATGGTGTTGCTATCTGGGATGAATCCTGTCTTCAATTAAGCGCAAACCAAGAAAGTGAAATTTTACTTTTCGACCTGCCAGCCAATTGA
- a CDS encoding IS982 family transposase, translating into MYNLEELYCCVDDFCQKFIPLWHQQLIENGLRKRHREASLSLSEVMMILILFHMSHYRDFKTFYIEHVKQYFTADFPGLVSYTRILTLKKRALIPLCAFLSSRKAQTQGIAFIDSTKIAVCHNLRIPRHRVFEGMAQRGKTSTGWFYGFKLHLVINDCGELLAVKLTAGNQDDRQPVRALTKGLTGCLYGDKGYLSQALCDELEAEGVTLITNVRNNMKTKALSLWDRLMLRRRFLIETVVDQLKNISQIEHSRHRSQLGFLLEVAAGLIAYTFQPKKPSLNLRDNEIAIFKRS; encoded by the coding sequence ATGTATAATTTAGAAGAACTTTACTGCTGCGTCGATGACTTTTGCCAAAAATTTATCCCTCTCTGGCATCAACAACTCATTGAAAATGGATTACGTAAACGGCACCGTGAGGCATCCCTTTCTCTCAGTGAAGTCATGATGATCCTCATTTTATTTCATATGAGTCATTATCGTGATTTTAAAACATTTTATATTGAACATGTAAAACAATATTTTACAGCCGATTTTCCCGGATTAGTCAGCTATACTCGTATCCTCACCCTGAAGAAAAGGGCGCTTATTCCTTTATGCGCTTTTCTTTCATCACGTAAGGCGCAAACTCAAGGGATTGCTTTTATTGATTCTACCAAAATTGCTGTTTGTCACAATCTTCGTATTCCCCGTCATCGCGTATTTGAAGGGATGGCACAACGAGGTAAAACGAGTACAGGCTGGTTTTATGGCTTTAAACTTCATTTGGTTATCAATGATTGCGGTGAATTGTTAGCCGTGAAACTCACCGCAGGAAACCAGGATGATCGTCAGCCAGTCAGAGCGCTGACAAAAGGACTAACAGGATGTTTGTATGGTGATAAGGGGTATTTATCCCAGGCTTTATGCGATGAGTTAGAAGCGGAAGGTGTCACGTTAATCACCAATGTCCGGAATAACATGAAAACCAAAGCATTATCTCTCTGGGATAGGTTGATGTTAAGACGGAGATTTTTGATAGAAACGGTCGTCGACCAGCTCAAAAATATTTCTCAGATAGAGCATTCAAGGCATCGCAGTCAGCTCGGTTTTTTGTTGGAAGTTGCTGCCGGTCTTATTGCTTATACATTCCAACCTAAAAAACCGAGCTTGAATCTACGGGATAATGAAATCGCTATCTTTAAACGAAGCTGA
- a CDS encoding GNAT family N-acetyltransferase encodes MTIFPSAIQIRSYQSGDDKKISQLFREVYGDSYVYPDIYLPRLIDDYQATGQWYSSLAFYQERLIGHASLVKDAVHQNHAELALIAVDPDFQGYGIAKSLGSYLCHYAKDQHYRLLTMKQVCSHPKSQYIARTLGFYSTALMLDYVDSPFGLPEPESIVQGILPLKSLPLPKLNWPQPWRNWADQISQYVGESSLCAQQVCRRAFISEPFTIKKFGRRLEITLYDVPSDFLSEVIDFPARQLIYLKLPACEESLALCPPLKKGGFRFAGLCPDDHGGWFLLWLRGYQVNPYQFHDTGTQHLYQMELGKN; translated from the coding sequence ATGACTATCTTCCCTTCCGCCATTCAGATTCGAAGCTATCAGTCGGGTGATGATAAAAAAATCAGCCAATTATTCCGTGAAGTCTACGGCGATTCGTATGTCTACCCTGACATCTATCTGCCCAGACTGATCGATGATTATCAAGCCACAGGACAGTGGTATTCCTCCTTGGCGTTCTATCAGGAACGCCTCATTGGCCATGCTTCATTGGTTAAGGACGCGGTGCACCAGAATCATGCCGAGCTGGCACTCATTGCCGTAGATCCTGATTTTCAAGGCTATGGCATCGCTAAGTCTCTCGGCAGTTATTTATGTCATTATGCGAAAGATCAACACTATAGGTTATTGACGATGAAACAGGTATGTTCGCATCCGAAAAGCCAGTATATCGCCCGGACCTTAGGTTTTTACTCTACAGCACTGATGCTGGATTATGTTGATTCACCGTTTGGGCTGCCAGAGCCTGAAAGTATTGTGCAGGGCATCTTACCACTGAAATCATTGCCACTGCCCAAACTGAACTGGCCTCAGCCTTGGCGCAACTGGGCTGACCAGATAAGCCAGTATGTGGGTGAATCATCACTTTGTGCACAGCAAGTGTGTCGTCGTGCTTTTATCTCAGAGCCATTTACCATAAAAAAATTCGGGCGTCGCCTGGAAATCACACTATACGATGTTCCTTCTGACTTTTTGTCAGAAGTGATTGATTTTCCAGCCAGGCAGTTGATTTATTTAAAACTGCCTGCCTGTGAAGAATCTCTGGCATTGTGTCCACCACTCAAAAAAGGCGGATTCCGATTCGCCGGCCTTTGCCCCGATGATCATGGTGGATGGTTTCTACTGTGGCTACGGGGCTACCAAGTAAACCCATATCAATTTCACGACACAGGTACGCAACATCTCTATCAAATGGAATTGGGGAAGAATTAA
- a CDS encoding AMP-dependent ligase — MITRTTLIDLFHHARKHSAYYQNLYQSVPENWTLKDLPLVEPGHYWAHSNDLQTWPVLTASPEGGHVYKTGGSTSDGRLSVFSQQEWKAFIRVFGQGIAHQLRSGDRVANLFFAGDLYTSFIFIHGALSNAPLPIVEFPFTCKVEDELLASNIKLHNINVLAGVPVQLIRFAHYLKDTGQTLPMVETILYGGESLFDSQTAIIRDVFPQARLGSIGCASVDAGLIGFADPQCQQGEHRTFDEDTIVEIVDEITYQPITTPQRNGLLVVTNLQRRLMPVIRYPTGDLACWCEPEQKYRKFALQGRANQGYRIRFGTLSLFPDDLAAQLAQQTELLAWQLELSQQSGQDKLRLLVASLQAVDIDKIRHSVLTAFPSLDRDCTEQSMLEIVQTNIDSMHTHPRSGKLQRVVDLRSHS, encoded by the coding sequence ATGATAACCAGAACGACATTGATTGATTTGTTCCATCATGCGCGCAAGCATTCTGCCTATTATCAAAATCTCTACCAGTCTGTTCCGGAGAACTGGACTCTGAAAGATTTGCCACTCGTGGAGCCTGGTCATTACTGGGCCCATTCAAACGATTTACAAACATGGCCAGTGCTGACGGCTTCACCGGAAGGCGGCCATGTGTATAAAACGGGCGGCTCCACCAGCGACGGGCGATTATCGGTTTTCAGCCAACAAGAATGGAAAGCCTTTATTCGCGTTTTTGGGCAAGGTATAGCGCACCAGTTAAGATCAGGCGATCGGGTAGCCAACCTGTTTTTTGCCGGTGATCTGTATACCAGTTTTATATTTATCCACGGTGCATTATCAAATGCGCCGCTTCCTATTGTGGAGTTTCCCTTCACCTGCAAAGTTGAAGACGAATTGCTGGCCAGTAATATCAAACTCCATAACATTAATGTACTGGCAGGTGTTCCGGTTCAATTAATTCGCTTTGCCCATTATCTGAAAGATACAGGGCAAACATTACCTATGGTAGAGACCATTCTTTATGGGGGAGAAAGTCTATTTGATTCGCAAACTGCCATCATCAGAGACGTTTTTCCTCAGGCTCGTTTAGGATCAATAGGTTGTGCCAGTGTTGATGCAGGTTTGATCGGTTTTGCCGATCCACAATGTCAACAAGGTGAGCATCGGACATTTGATGAAGACACCATTGTTGAAATCGTGGATGAAATTACTTATCAGCCAATCACAACGCCGCAGCGCAATGGGCTGTTAGTGGTAACTAATCTGCAACGCCGGCTCATGCCTGTTATTCGCTATCCTACCGGCGATTTGGCTTGTTGGTGTGAGCCGGAACAGAAATATCGCAAATTTGCCCTGCAAGGACGTGCCAATCAGGGCTACCGGATCCGGTTTGGCACACTTTCACTATTCCCTGACGATTTAGCCGCCCAATTGGCTCAGCAGACAGAACTTCTGGCCTGGCAGTTGGAATTATCTCAGCAATCAGGACAAGACAAGCTCAGATTGCTGGTAGCCAGCCTTCAGGCTGTCGATATCGACAAGATTCGCCATAGCGTACTGACGGCCTTTCCCAGTCTGGACAGGGATTGCACAGAGCAAAGCATGTTGGAAATCGTTCAAACCAATATTGATAGTATGCATACGCACCCACGCTCAGGGAAATTGCAGCGGGTTGTGGATCTGCGCAGCCATAGTTAA
- a CDS encoding acyl-CoA reductase has translation MSSMNTVSVNKIDTRISAEQATEQKIANLRERLPELLAHPHSSEQVLACAQRFADYLSGLDKHPLFDAKAREALIAFCQRETLQTKLERELGQNAFSLRRFDYNENRYESWKPLGLVVHITPSNAELLPFMAVIESMLVGNINWLRPSSSDKGFSTQLLAEFLAHDISGDLADRVAVLPLPVTQLAELFVQADAVSAWGSDAALESIRAQLPSGCRWIDWGHRISFAWLNPDATDDAQLDALADDVCCYDQQACSSPQSLLVDSDDPDVLRSIGQRMAAALQRRSGLHPALKPDVQEAAEITTQTAFQDLDFAFTQVRGEIWRADGWRVIWRHEEELAASPLFRTLQIRPAPRQRLSSILLPWRNHLQSCALITHQEYIAEMSHALFAAGVSRITPPGQMHDGYSGEPHDGVYALSRLTKRVSVSLAPHLMANCAHLDIPPSRPHGLENLPVLNKTDFHALVPNEKSRLFFLSGGSSGEPKLAAYSYQDYHRQMQAAADGVFASGLEPATDKVMNLLYGGKLYGGMMSFFTILDKLDVAQYPMGGPADNDFSEIADFIVNQRVNTLVGMPSTLHRLFLNEETKLRQYGGIRKLFLGGEHVNKSQRAFLTSFGVNLIRSTIYGSVDAGPVGHACTASEDGVFHLMANTQWLEILNKDNDQPVADSETGRLIFTSLHREAQPIQRYDLGDLGYWINQPCSCGLSSPRFRLMGRHGSLLRVGSIFVNLADFSEQLGLPVQWIIDHNSDGIDCVRLLADHSDPTEVRQHLLQDAKFAEVVNGNLLNLDVVSTPATEFQRNTHCGKTPLFIDLRKY, from the coding sequence ATGTCTTCCATGAATACCGTTTCCGTCAATAAAATTGATACCCGCATTTCAGCAGAACAAGCAACAGAACAGAAAATCGCAAATTTGCGTGAACGGTTACCTGAGCTGCTGGCTCACCCGCACAGTTCCGAACAGGTATTGGCATGTGCACAGCGCTTTGCCGATTATTTATCCGGTCTTGACAAGCATCCGCTGTTCGACGCCAAAGCCCGTGAAGCGCTGATTGCTTTCTGCCAACGTGAAACCCTGCAAACCAAGCTGGAACGGGAACTCGGACAGAATGCTTTTTCACTGCGTCGATTCGATTACAACGAAAATCGCTATGAATCCTGGAAACCTCTGGGATTGGTCGTCCACATTACTCCTTCCAATGCTGAACTTTTGCCTTTTATGGCAGTGATAGAAAGTATGCTGGTCGGTAATATTAACTGGTTACGTCCCAGCAGCAGTGACAAAGGATTTAGCACACAACTCTTGGCCGAGTTTTTGGCTCACGATATTTCAGGTGATTTGGCTGATCGGGTCGCGGTATTGCCATTACCTGTCACACAACTGGCTGAGTTATTTGTTCAGGCTGACGCGGTTTCTGCCTGGGGCAGCGATGCGGCACTGGAATCCATACGTGCTCAATTGCCGTCGGGTTGTCGCTGGATAGACTGGGGACACCGTATCAGTTTTGCCTGGTTGAATCCTGACGCTACCGATGATGCCCAATTAGATGCGCTGGCTGATGATGTGTGTTGTTATGACCAACAAGCGTGTTCCAGCCCACAAAGTTTACTGGTCGACAGTGATGATCCCGACGTTTTACGCAGCATCGGACAACGCATGGCGGCGGCGCTGCAACGCCGTTCCGGGTTGCATCCGGCACTAAAACCGGATGTTCAGGAAGCGGCGGAGATCACAACTCAGACTGCGTTTCAGGATCTCGACTTCGCATTTACGCAAGTACGCGGTGAAATCTGGCGGGCTGACGGATGGCGGGTCATATGGCGCCACGAAGAGGAACTGGCGGCCTCTCCGCTGTTCCGGACATTGCAGATCCGACCGGCCCCTCGTCAACGATTGAGCTCTATTTTGCTGCCCTGGCGTAATCATTTGCAAAGCTGTGCCTTGATTACCCATCAGGAATATATTGCTGAAATGAGCCATGCCCTGTTTGCAGCCGGTGTCAGCCGTATTACGCCTCCAGGGCAAATGCACGATGGCTATAGCGGAGAGCCGCACGATGGCGTTTATGCACTATCGCGCCTGACCAAACGCGTCTCAGTCAGTCTTGCCCCTCACTTAATGGCAAACTGCGCCCATCTGGATATTCCGCCATCCCGCCCGCATGGGTTGGAGAATCTGCCTGTACTCAATAAGACGGATTTCCACGCTCTGGTGCCGAATGAAAAATCCCGCCTGTTTTTCCTCAGTGGCGGCAGTTCCGGCGAACCTAAACTGGCTGCTTATAGCTATCAGGATTATCACCGACAAATGCAGGCGGCTGCCGATGGGGTATTTGCGTCAGGACTTGAACCCGCAACGGATAAGGTCATGAATCTGCTATACGGCGGGAAATTGTATGGCGGGATGATGAGCTTTTTCACCATTCTGGACAAATTGGATGTGGCGCAATATCCAATGGGTGGCCCTGCCGACAATGATTTCAGCGAAATTGCCGATTTTATCGTAAATCAACGCGTTAATACGCTGGTAGGAATGCCAAGTACACTGCATCGGTTATTTCTGAATGAAGAGACCAAACTGCGTCAATATGGCGGCATCCGTAAGCTGTTTTTGGGTGGAGAACACGTAAATAAGAGCCAGCGGGCTTTCCTGACCAGTTTTGGTGTGAATTTAATTCGCTCCACCATCTACGGCTCAGTGGATGCAGGACCGGTAGGCCATGCTTGTACCGCCAGCGAAGACGGCGTTTTTCATTTAATGGCCAATACCCAGTGGCTGGAAATCCTCAATAAAGACAATGATCAACCTGTCGCTGATAGCGAAACAGGTCGCCTGATCTTTACCTCGTTACATCGTGAGGCGCAACCTATCCAGCGTTATGATTTAGGGGATCTCGGCTACTGGATAAATCAACCTTGTTCCTGTGGCCTGTCCTCACCACGCTTCCGTCTTATGGGACGCCACGGCTCCTTACTGCGCGTAGGCAGTATTTTTGTCAATCTGGCGGATTTCTCTGAGCAATTGGGATTACCCGTGCAATGGATAATCGATCATAACAGTGACGGTATTGATTGTGTCCGACTGCTGGCTGACCATTCTGATCCAACCGAAGTGCGCCAACACTTGTTACAGGATGCAAAATTCGCCGAAGTCGTTAATGGAAATTTACTGAATTTAGACGTTGTTTCAACGCCGGCCACAGAGTTCCAGCGAAATACTCACTGCGGAAAAACACCTTTATTCATTGACTTACGTAAATATTAA
- a CDS encoding acyl-protein synthase: MQNLPYVKALCAVTHPYRACAEYDALFNAAMRELTLYHCKHTPDYKQWLADNGLDKKAIMALDDWSNLPLLFANYFKHNLILSDSAKNALELTSSGTTGQKSRMRYDADSMTAAQHMVDCIFDYYGWNTPDQPCNYLLLSYEPAGAVTLGTAYTDQFLAKYAPVNRAYYALRHNGQGNEFDPFGSIAALQQFAEEGLPVRIFGFPAFLWFILQRMAQMGLPALKLHPDSLVFLGGGWKTHADKSIPKKELYQRLTEQLGIPDIRCRDGYGSVEHPVPYVECSHHNFHVPIYARAYTRHTADLSRQPYGEPGFLHFTSPFITSCPAHSIVTSDLAVLHPSESCGCELNTDWFELLGRAGTSKSRSCAIAASELIKRS, encoded by the coding sequence CCGAATATGATGCATTATTTAATGCTGCGATGCGTGAACTGACGCTCTATCACTGTAAGCATACCCCTGATTATAAGCAATGGCTGGCTGATAATGGTCTGGATAAAAAAGCGATAATGGCGCTGGACGATTGGTCAAACCTGCCTCTGTTATTTGCCAATTATTTCAAACACAATCTGATACTGAGTGACAGTGCAAAAAATGCGCTGGAGCTGACGTCTTCCGGAACCACCGGGCAGAAAAGCCGTATGCGTTATGACGCAGACAGTATGACTGCGGCCCAGCATATGGTGGACTGTATTTTCGATTATTATGGCTGGAATACGCCTGACCAACCCTGTAACTATTTGCTGCTGAGTTACGAACCTGCGGGTGCCGTCACTTTAGGTACCGCCTATACCGATCAGTTTCTGGCTAAATATGCGCCCGTAAATCGCGCCTATTATGCGTTGCGCCATAATGGGCAAGGTAATGAATTCGACCCGTTCGGTTCCATTGCGGCACTTCAGCAATTTGCTGAGGAAGGGTTGCCGGTACGTATTTTCGGTTTTCCCGCCTTTTTGTGGTTTATCCTGCAAAGAATGGCGCAAATGGGGCTGCCGGCATTAAAATTACATCCTGATTCTCTGGTTTTCCTCGGTGGCGGCTGGAAGACTCATGCCGATAAATCCATTCCGAAAAAAGAACTCTATCAGCGTCTGACTGAACAGCTCGGTATCCCTGATATTCGCTGTCGCGATGGTTACGGCTCCGTCGAGCATCCCGTGCCTTATGTTGAATGCTCGCACCACAATTTTCATGTGCCGATCTATGCTCGCGCTTACACTCGCCACACGGCTGATTTATCTCGTCAGCCATATGGCGAGCCGGGCTTCCTGCATTTTACATCACCGTTTATCACTTCTTGTCCTGCCCACAGCATCGTCACCAGCGATCTTGCTGTACTGCATCCCAGTGAAAGCTGCGGCTGTGAACTGAATACAGATTGGTTTGAGCTGCTTGGCCGCGCCGGTACCAGTAAAAGTCGTAGTTGTGCGATTGCCGCTTCAGAATTGATTAAGAGGTCCTGA